The segment CCTTGTTGTCACCTTAGCTTCAagtaactatttatttatttattttatttttttggtttttggatttttggtttttgttgagacagggtttctctgtgtagtcctggctgtcctggaactcactctgtagaccagctggcctcgaactcagaaatccgcctgcctctgcctcccagagtgctgggattacaggtgtgcgccatcaccgcccggcctCAAGTAACTATTGATCTGAGTTCTATtcttatattttgtcttttctcGAATGTTACATAAGTAGAATCCTACAGTATGTAAGTGGTAATTGATATAGTTGACTTGTGGCTTACTGTGCTGACAGTGAGTGGATGGCTTTCAGTTAGTTGTCTCAACGCTAGTGTTTCACATAAACAGGGATgcagttctttctttaaaatgtgcaacagtaagccaggcagtgggggtgaatggctttaatcccagcagaggttggtttgaggccatcctggtctacagagtgagttctgggacatccAGGGAtatgccctgtctcaaaaaacaaacaaacaaacaaaacaaaacaaaacaaacccaaaataggTGTGACAAAAAGTGACACACATAGACACCTCCTGTGACGAGCCAGCCTCCTCCTTCAGCTAGCTCTGTCACATTTCTTGTATACCTAAGACACTGCTGTCTTTGCGTCTTAGGTTGTGTGCAGACTCCCTGGCAGTTAGACATTTTTGTGCTTCCCGTACCATTCTTTACAATGAGGTTTAGCACAAGATTTGGTCTCAAACCTTTGTTGACTGGGTCTGTAAATGGCTCAGGTGTGGAGGAGGGTGGGAGCTGTTAGGCAGTGGTAATTAGAGCTTGGGTGGGGAAGGTGGGAGACAGTGACTAGAGGGGTGTTAACCCCACTCTTTGCTCTGCAGTCCAGTGTTTCCCGGGCTCTTCGAGTTCTGCTCTCGTTACACAGGCGCGTCTCTGCAAGGAGCAACACAGCTAAACAACAAGGTGATGTAACGCCTGGTCTTGGTCCTGTTTCCTGTGGGTTGCCAGATTCAGGACCATAGAGCCTCGATCTGGAACCCAGCTTCAGTGGTGGCAAGAAGAAGACTGAATGGGTGTTTATCTTTCAGATCTGTGATATTGCCATCAACTGGGCTGGTGGTCTACATCATGCCAAGAAGTTTGAGGTAAGCTTGCAATGGTGGAAGACCGTGGCTATCCTAAGTGAGGTCAGCTGAATGACAGTGCTGGGGTAGCTGGGTAGAGAATTGTTCCTCTGTTTATAGAACCATTTCCCcacaggcctctggcttctgctatgtCAATGACATAGTAATTGGTATCCTGGAGCTGCTTAAGTAAGTATtgccagaggagatggagagacTTTGGGAACTTGAATGCAGGTCCTCAGGAGGACCCAGCCCTCCTTCCCCACCGGGTTCTCCTAAGTCCTTAATGCTTTTCTGGCATGGCTTCTTGTCCCTTTCCTGTTTGTCCCTGCTGCCTGCCCACATTTCAGCCCTCTCTACATTCCCTTTCTTCCCAGTCTCTAGCCTGGAGGAAACTGGTGGGATGAGGTTTCAAGTGACTCGGGCAGAAGCAAACTCTAAATCCAGAGATTGTGTAGGGGAGGAGAGGATTGGGGGATAAGCCTTGTCCCCAGACCATGGCTTTGTCCTCACACCAGGTACCACCCTCGGGTGCTCTACATTGATATCGACATCCACCATGGTGACGGGGTTCAGGAAGCCTTCTACCTCACTGACCGGGTCATGACTGTGTCCTTCCACAAATATGGAAATTACTTCTTTCCTGGAACTGGTAGGGAATAGAATTACTGTGGTTTTTGTACTCCTTagctctttgtgtgtatgtgtgtgtgtgtgtgtgtgtgtgtgtgtgtgtgtgtgttttgttgtaaGATAGGATCTtgcactgtagcccaggctagccttgaacataATCTCCTATAATCAGCATCCTGAATTATGGGATAGCAGGGATGTGCCATTACCCCTGGCTGCCTTCAGCTCTTTGCCATGACTGACTCCTTAGCCTTCTGTTCTTAAGTATTATGTCCTTTCTGCAGAGAAGCCTTTCTGGCCACTCCATTAAATCAAACAGGTATCTTACCCTCTCTTGTCTTAGAGTCCTCACTGCTGGTTATATTTATTGTAGcttttttgttcattctttgtctATTGctacagaccaggctgtcctctgcctcttgagttctgggattaaaggcatgtaccaccaggcctggctaaataaaaatttttgtacCAGGCAGGGAGGCACATACCTATAATACCAATAATCAGatagctgaggcagggggattaagagttcaaagctagcctgggtaACATAacaagttcctggccagcctgagttacatagcCATGGCCCTCTAGTGAGTGGATGCAAGGTGCTGGAACCTTGGTGGTACAGGGCACAGAAGGAACAGCCGTGTCGAGGAAATTTCCTGTGCATAGTCACTGCGTTCTCTTTTCTATAGGTGACATGTATGAAGTTGGAGCAGAGAGTGGCCGCTACTATTGTCTCAATGTGCCCTTACGAGATGGCATTGATGACCAGAGTAAGTTCTGATGACTTCTCCCTGCTCACTTTTCTCCCCTTTTTCCTCGTTTAATTAACCTCTTCTGCCTGGTATTGTCTGTTGTTGGGCCAGGTGTCCTTAAGGATGAATGGCCTTCAGAGGGACCATGAACCCTTGGAATTTGTATGcaatatattatgtgtgtatacgttttgtttctttattctgGGAGGAAGGCTGTAGTGTTTAACTCAGCAGTTGTGATGCCCTCCAGAAGTTCAGAACCAGTGCTGGTTCAGTGGGTCGCCCCGTTCCTGGGCCACATGCTCTCTCAACCCCTTTCCTTTTGTTCCCTGTCTCCCCATCCCCTTGGGGTGCCAGGTTGCCTACCTTTGGCCCTCTCCCAGGTTACAAGCACCTTTTCCAGCCAGTCATCAGCCAGGTGGTGGACTTCTACCAGCCAACATGCATCGTGCTCCAGGTAACACCCTTAGCACCTCCCTAAGAGGGCTTGCCTGGGCtacaggaaagagatcaggaagaaCAATAGGAAGAAAAAACCTAAATTGGTGAGGAAGGACATTAGAGGACACTGATGTTCTGATCATTCATGCTGCTGGGTTTTTCCTTTTTGCAGTGTGGCGCTGACTCCCTGGGCTGTGATCGATTAGGCTGCTTCAATCTCAGCATACGAGGACATGGGTGCGTTGCTTTCCTTCTTGTTATTGTTATTtgaagttgtattttattttttgttattattattaattattgcatgtatatgtgtatgtattagtatatatatgtacatacatatgatcAAAAATCTAATGAGGGAAAAAATAAGGGTAACAACAGGGAATATACTTTTTAATTGTACAATTTGTTTttaaggtctcactgtgtggtataggctggctttgaacttgtgaccctcctgCTTGAGccttccaaattctgggattacaagctcaGCTCACCACACCTGGTTTGGGAATGTATTTTTTAGCTTTGGGAAAGGTTTTCTGAGAAGGTGAAATGGGAGACCTGGAGACTGAGGAGTGAGGCATGGAGGAGGACAGAGAATCCCGCCCCAGCCCCAAGCAGTGTGAGGGGCCAGTGCAAAGCCCTGAGACCAAAAGAAGAGCTACTGTCCTGACAAGAGGAAGAAAACCTGTAAGGCCAGAACATAGTCAATGCTATAAGCTGGCCAGGCTGAGAGTGTGCAGAGCCACTAGACCCTGTCTTCCATGAATGACAGAAAACCGTTGAAGACTCACACATTTATACAAAAAGTCACACATAAAGGATGCAACTTTGAGTTATATTACTCAATATGACAGAGAAATATTGTTAGTCAAGTCTTTGTCTAATATTTCAAGTCACGTCTGGGGTCACACGTCTTAGGTTCACCTGGTCCTCTTGTTGCTTCTAACAGGGAATGTGTGGAATATGTCAAGAGTTTCAATATCCCTCTCCTggtgctgggaggtggtggttaCACCGTCCGAAACGTGGCCCGGTGCTGGTGAGTACTCTACGCTACTCCTCTGTGGTTCAGCATAGACGCCCTGAAATTGGAGGGGTGTCCTTTCAACCCACGCCATCAGCCCCAACCCTTCTCTTTGCTGGTTTCAGGACGTACGAAACATCTCTGCTGGTAGAAGAGGCCATTAGTGAAGAACTTCCCTATAGTGGTAAGGTCCTCTTCATGATGCCACCACAGGGGGACTATTCTCACCAGTCCTCAGAATGCCCGTGTTTGAAGGGAAATTGTACCTTCTGGGAGCTCTGCAGACTAAACCCAGAGCAGAGCAAATACTCTTACACATGGGACCAGGCCTCGGAGAGGAGATTGGAAAGCCTGGGATTCGCTCTTTGGTATCTCAGCCATACTCTCCTTCATCCCCTCTCCCAATTGCTTCTCATCTCTAAGAATACTTCGAGTACTTTGCCCCAGATTTCACACTCCATCCGGATGTCAGCACCCGCATCGAGAATCAGAACTCTCGCCAGGTTAGCAGCTTGGGG is part of the Apodemus sylvaticus chromosome 13, mApoSyl1.1, whole genome shotgun sequence genome and harbors:
- the Hdac3 gene encoding histone deacetylase 3, giving the protein MAKTVAYFYDPDVGNFHYGAGHPMKPHRLALTHSLVLHYGLYKKMIVFKPYQASQHDMCRFHSEDYIDFLQRVSPTNMQGFTKSLNAFNVGDDCPVFPGLFEFCSRYTGASLQGATQLNNKICDIAINWAGGLHHAKKFEASGFCYVNDIVIGILELLKYHPRVLYIDIDIHHGDGVQEAFYLTDRVMTVSFHKYGNYFFPGTGDMYEVGAESGRYYCLNVPLRDGIDDQSYKHLFQPVISQVVDFYQPTCIVLQCGADSLGCDRLGCFNLSIRGHGECVEYVKSFNIPLLVLGGGGYTVRNVARCWTYETSLLVEEAISEELPYSEYFEYFAPDFTLHPDVSTRIENQNSRQYLDQIRQTIFENLKMLNHAPSVQIHDVPADLLTYDRTDEADAEERGPEENYSRPEAPNEFYDGDHDNDKESDVEI